In the Prochlorococcus sp. MIT 1307 genome, one interval contains:
- the gorA gene encoding glutathione-disulfide reductase gives MKNPPFDLIVLGAGSGGLAAAKRASSYGAKVAIIEGDRVGGTCVIRGCVPKKLLLYGSLYNEHIKNASSFGVEFKDACIDSSQLLKNVRSEVDRLNSLHIDLLEKSGVTLFNGWGKLADSHVVLVREKGNVDKITELYGERILIATGGYPNRPLIPGSELGWLSDDIFLLNELPENVVIFGAGFIACEFSCILNGLGVKVKQFIRGKTILKGFDKELSNLLVEYMQENGIELNFGQYPVSISGNPGDLKVHTNSVEIKNCGGVLFATGRKPLINDLGLSSAGIDIDLDKVIVDENQVTNIPNIYAVGDVTNRINLTPVAVDEGRAFADTVFGKKTRQVNYNFVPSAVFSHPEIAAVGLTEEKAIALYGEVNLRSYRAKFRSMANALPKRGAPCLLKLITERKSQKILGCHMVGDHSAEIIQMAAIALQMGATKLDFDRTMALHPTIAEEFVTMI, from the coding sequence TTGAAAAACCCCCCTTTCGATTTGATCGTCCTAGGAGCCGGTTCAGGAGGCTTGGCAGCAGCCAAAAGAGCTTCAAGCTATGGGGCAAAAGTTGCCATAATTGAGGGAGACCGAGTTGGTGGAACATGTGTAATTAGAGGATGTGTTCCTAAGAAATTGTTGCTTTATGGATCCCTTTATAACGAGCATATTAAAAATGCTTCTAGTTTTGGAGTTGAATTTAAAGATGCCTGTATAGACTCAAGTCAACTTTTGAAAAATGTCAGAAGCGAAGTAGATCGGTTAAACTCTCTTCATATTGACTTGCTTGAGAAATCTGGAGTTACTCTTTTTAATGGTTGGGGGAAGCTTGCTGATTCACATGTTGTCTTAGTGAGGGAAAAGGGAAATGTTGATAAAATTACGGAGTTGTATGGCGAAAGAATATTAATAGCCACTGGGGGTTATCCTAATCGCCCATTAATTCCAGGTTCGGAATTGGGATGGCTAAGTGATGATATTTTTTTACTTAATGAATTACCAGAGAATGTAGTTATTTTTGGTGCAGGCTTTATTGCTTGTGAGTTCTCATGCATTCTCAATGGCCTGGGTGTCAAAGTAAAGCAATTCATTAGGGGGAAAACTATATTAAAGGGATTTGATAAGGAATTATCCAATTTACTCGTTGAATACATGCAAGAAAATGGCATCGAATTGAATTTTGGTCAATATCCAGTTTCGATTAGTGGTAATCCAGGAGATTTAAAAGTTCATACAAACTCTGTAGAAATAAAAAATTGCGGTGGAGTTCTTTTTGCTACTGGTAGAAAGCCACTAATAAATGATCTTGGACTATCTTCAGCTGGCATTGATATTGATCTAGATAAGGTAATTGTAGATGAGAACCAAGTAACTAATATCCCAAATATATATGCTGTTGGTGATGTAACTAATCGAATCAATCTCACACCAGTTGCTGTTGATGAAGGTAGAGCATTTGCGGATACAGTTTTTGGAAAAAAGACACGTCAGGTTAACTATAATTTTGTGCCTAGTGCTGTTTTTAGCCATCCAGAGATTGCAGCAGTAGGGCTTACTGAAGAAAAAGCAATCGCACTTTATGGGGAGGTGAACCTTAGGTCATATAGAGCAAAGTTTAGATCTATGGCCAATGCTCTCCCTAAAAGAGGAGCACCTTGCCTTCTTAAACTAATCACTGAAAGAAAATCTCAAAAAATACTAGGCTGCCATATGGTTGGTGATCACTCAGCAGAAATTATTCAAATGGCTGCAATAGCATTACAGATGGGCGCTACAAAATTAGATTTTGATAGAACAATGGCATTACATCCAACTATTGCAGAAGAATTTGTTACTATGATTTGA
- a CDS encoding chlorophyll a/b-binding protein has protein sequence MPVNRMRLAEVVNGRAAMFGCSAIGISSLAIKTNLLQIAFTQDIHSFWQVIGIYAT, from the coding sequence ATGCCAGTTAACAGGATGCGGCTTGCAGAGGTTGTCAACGGTCGCGCGGCGATGTTTGGTTGTTCAGCTATAGGGATTTCATCCTTAGCAATAAAAACAAATTTGCTACAAATCGCCTTTACCCAAGACATACACTCCTTTTGGCAAGTAATTGGAATATATGCCACTTGA
- the pyrC gene encoding dihydroorotase: MDFSNEKITLVQPDDWHLHLRDGHILNAVLASTARVFRRAIIMPNLLPPVTTVEAAIKYRRRILAAIPEGISFTPLMTIYLTDDLSPDVIELGHKEGVFFGAKLYPANSTTNSADGVTDLQAITPLLETMERIGLPLLIHGEVTDPDVDIFDREAIFIEQKLIPLLSRHSSLKVVLEHITTEQAVQFVETCSSNLAATITPHHLHFNRNAMFDGGLRSDFYCLPVAKRERHRIALRKAATSGKSCFFLGTDSAPHLRSYKESSCGCAGIFNASVALESYAEVFDEEGVLDRLEAFSSIFGPDFYGLPINKNSITLEKRPRVVPDFLEVRKADNSVEKILQFHAGETLNWSIASN; the protein is encoded by the coding sequence TTGGACTTTTCAAATGAAAAGATCACATTAGTTCAACCTGATGATTGGCATTTGCATTTAAGAGATGGTCATATTCTTAATGCAGTCTTGGCTTCTACTGCAAGGGTGTTTCGTCGTGCAATTATCATGCCAAATCTACTACCACCTGTTACTACGGTTGAAGCTGCGATTAAATATAGAAGAAGAATTTTAGCTGCAATTCCAGAAGGAATATCATTTACACCTCTAATGACAATCTATCTTACTGACGATTTATCTCCAGATGTCATTGAACTTGGACATAAAGAGGGAGTATTCTTTGGGGCAAAACTATACCCTGCTAACTCTACAACTAATTCAGCAGATGGTGTCACTGACTTGCAGGCAATTACTCCTCTATTGGAAACCATGGAGCGAATTGGATTACCATTATTAATACATGGTGAAGTTACAGATCCTGATGTAGATATTTTTGATAGGGAAGCAATTTTTATTGAACAAAAACTTATCCCGCTTCTATCCCGCCATTCTTCTCTTAAGGTTGTTCTAGAGCACATCACTACTGAGCAAGCAGTTCAATTTGTAGAAACTTGCAGCTCTAATCTTGCAGCCACAATTACACCACATCATTTACATTTCAATCGAAATGCCATGTTTGATGGGGGACTACGTAGTGACTTTTATTGTTTGCCTGTAGCTAAGAGAGAAAGGCATCGGATTGCACTTCGAAAGGCAGCAACAAGTGGTAAATCTTGCTTTTTCCTTGGGACTGACTCTGCTCCTCACCTACGTTCTTATAAGGAAAGCTCCTGTGGCTGTGCTGGGATTTTTAATGCTTCAGTTGCTCTTGAAAGTTATGCAGAAGTTTTTGATGAAGAAGGTGTATTAGATCGCTTAGAAGCTTTTTCAAGTATTTTTGGGCCTGACTTCTATGGATTACCAATAAATAAAAACTCTATCACCTTAGAAAAGCGCCCAAGGGTTGTGCCAGATTTTCTTGAAGTTAGAAAAGCAGATAATTCTGTTGAAAAAATATTGCAATTTCATGCAGGAGAAACTCTTAATTGGTCAATTGCATCTAATTAG
- a CDS encoding calcium/sodium antiporter produces MPSFLLSALEVLIGIGLLFGGGELFVKGSVALSLILGIPQLVIGLTVVSLGTSAPELFVSVSSVLKGSDALAVSNVIGSNIFNVLVVLGGSALILPLKVESRLVRRDVPLLIAVSTSVWGMASAGKVTWQAGLALLIALIINTIWEIRTVREEPDGVENAEPEIQIPSSSNRFIKAFISLLAGIFLLTIGSNVLVKGASAAALYLGVSEAVIGLTIVSAGTSMPELITSLVAAFKGQTDLAIGNVVGSSLLNQLLVLGSAAIVSSGSGLVVERLLIQRDLPLMILTTLACMPIFWTNGRISRQEGGILIGIYVFYLIDQVLPKTLPFWQDEFRLIILCLVLPILMILITYQTMRYWIKVKRSHTE; encoded by the coding sequence ATGCCATCATTCCTACTATCAGCGCTAGAAGTACTTATTGGCATAGGGCTATTATTTGGTGGTGGAGAATTGTTTGTTAAAGGTTCTGTAGCTTTATCACTCATCCTAGGTATTCCTCAATTGGTAATTGGTCTAACTGTTGTTTCTCTTGGGACTAGTGCGCCAGAATTATTTGTCAGCGTAAGCTCTGTATTAAAAGGCTCTGATGCACTTGCAGTTAGCAATGTTATTGGAAGCAACATCTTTAACGTTTTAGTTGTTCTAGGCGGAAGTGCTCTTATTTTACCTCTAAAAGTAGAGAGTCGATTAGTTCGAAGGGATGTGCCACTGCTAATTGCTGTATCTACTTCAGTTTGGGGAATGGCATCTGCAGGCAAAGTTACTTGGCAAGCAGGATTAGCATTATTAATTGCTCTAATAATCAATACTATTTGGGAAATTCGTACAGTTAGAGAAGAACCGGATGGCGTGGAAAATGCAGAGCCTGAAATCCAAATACCCTCTTCTTCTAATAGATTTATTAAAGCTTTTATTTCTCTATTAGCTGGAATATTTTTACTTACAATTGGTTCAAATGTTTTAGTCAAAGGTGCAAGTGCGGCCGCACTTTATCTAGGAGTAAGTGAGGCTGTGATTGGTCTAACAATAGTTTCTGCAGGAACATCTATGCCAGAGCTAATTACCTCACTTGTCGCAGCCTTTAAAGGCCAAACAGACCTGGCAATTGGGAATGTAGTAGGAAGTAGTTTATTAAATCAATTACTTGTTTTAGGTAGTGCCGCCATTGTTTCCTCAGGAAGTGGTCTAGTTGTCGAAAGGCTTCTAATTCAAAGAGATCTTCCTTTGATGATACTAACAACATTGGCATGCATGCCAATATTCTGGACAAATGGGCGAATAAGTAGGCAGGAAGGAGGGATTCTTATTGGTATCTATGTCTTCTATTTAATAGATCAAGTATTGCCTAAAACACTACCATTCTGGCAAGACGAATTTAGATTAATAATTTTATGTTTAGTATTACCGATCTTAATGATATTAATAACATATCAAACAATGAGATATTGGATCAAAGTTAAAAGAAGCCATACAGAATAA